In one Pseudomonas sp. SG20056 genomic region, the following are encoded:
- a CDS encoding efflux RND transporter periplasmic adaptor subunit: MFARAHALFATVFLLCSLASVHALANGGPLVEVVKAERSLVRDELVTFGSLSPDESVMIRPEIAGRVAQLHFREGQRVAAGALLVSLDDSITRAELAQAQANLNLAEKNFQRAQMLFKRGASNAQALDEASAQQQASRANLALSQARQDKTRILAPYDGVLGLRAVSPGDYLSEGQDIVNLEVLDPLKVDFRIPQKAVSQIRLKQLIEVSLDAYPGERFNGEIFAINPRLDEAGRSQAIRAHISNSDGRLSPGQFVRVSVILAERPNALVIPEEAIMPVGDKLLVNLVVEGKVEVREVKLGKRLAGKVEVLEGLQGDETLISAGWQKVRPGAPVRTKVVEQAS, translated from the coding sequence ATGTTTGCCCGCGCGCATGCTCTGTTCGCTACGGTCTTTTTGCTGTGTTCGCTTGCCAGTGTGCACGCGCTGGCCAATGGAGGGCCGCTGGTCGAGGTGGTCAAGGCCGAGCGCAGTCTGGTGCGCGATGAGCTGGTGACCTTCGGTTCACTGAGCCCCGACGAGTCGGTGATGATCCGTCCGGAAATTGCCGGGCGCGTGGCGCAGCTGCATTTTCGCGAAGGCCAGCGTGTCGCAGCCGGTGCATTGCTGGTCAGCCTGGATGATTCGATTACCCGCGCCGAACTGGCGCAGGCGCAGGCCAACCTGAACCTCGCGGAAAAGAACTTTCAGCGCGCGCAGATGCTGTTCAAGCGCGGTGCCAGTAACGCACAGGCGCTGGATGAAGCCAGCGCCCAGCAACAGGCTTCACGCGCCAACCTGGCGCTGTCTCAGGCGCGTCAGGACAAGACGCGCATCCTTGCGCCCTATGATGGCGTGCTGGGTTTGCGCGCCGTCAGCCCCGGTGATTACCTCAGCGAGGGCCAGGACATCGTCAACCTGGAAGTGCTCGATCCGCTCAAGGTGGATTTCCGCATTCCGCAAAAAGCCGTCAGCCAAATCCGCCTCAAACAGCTCATTGAAGTCAGTCTGGATGCTTACCCGGGTGAGCGCTTCAACGGTGAGATTTTCGCCATCAACCCACGTCTGGACGAAGCCGGACGCAGCCAGGCGATTCGCGCGCATATCAGCAACAGTGACGGCCGCCTGAGCCCCGGGCAGTTCGTGCGGGTCTCGGTGATCCTCGCCGAGCGGCCGAATGCCCTGGTGATTCCAGAAGAAGCCATCATGCCGGTGGGCGACAAGCTGCTGGTCAACCTGGTGGTGGAGGGCAAAGTCGAGGTGCGCGAAGTCAAGCTAGGCAAGCGCCTGGCTGGCAAGGTCGAGGTACTGGAGGGCCTGCAGGGTGATGAAACGCTGATCAGCGCCGGCTGGCAAAAGGTTCGTCCCGGCGCGCCGGTGCGTACCAAGGTGGTGGAGCAAGCGTCATGA